The DNA region TAGCCGGGCTTCGCCTTGACCGTGAACATCAGGTAGTAGGTCTTTCCCGCTTCGAAGACGTCGCTGTCCGACATGGTCACATTGTCGGTTGCGTTGTGCCAGGTGAGCTGATTGAATTCATAAGGAGCGCTGCTGCCTATCTTAGGATAGCACCAGCCGGCGAGTCTGCCCACCGTTGGCGGCACATAATCGTATATGCGTACCGTATCGGCATATCCCACCAGCGGGAAAGACGCCGTACGGATGCGCAGTGTGCCGTCGCTTTGCAGCTGAACGTCGTCTATCGCGACAGTGTTGCCGTTGTGATTCTTCAGCGTCACGTCGATATTGCTGTCAAAGCTGCGGTCGTTGAGCGGTCTGACTGTGAGCTGGCTGTAATATGACGTCGCCGGCTCGAAGATGCTGCTGTTCGGCAGCGTGTTTCCCTGCTGATTATGCCACGTCTGGCTGACAAGCTCATATCCGGCACTCGTGTTTGCCCAGACAGTGACGTGCTGCCCCACGGTATCGTCGATCTCCGGCGGGGAAAAGTTGACAAGTTCTACGCTGTGAATCACCGGATCCACGGGCGTAAACTTGGGCTCCATCCAGGCGTGACACTCGCCGTTATAGGTATCCGCTACGAGTTCGCCCTCAAAATACAGACCCGTTGCATCGTCATAATAGACAATGATAGTGCCGGGTTTGATGATCGCCGTTTCGCCGTCCACGAGGTAAAAATACAACTCGTATTCCTGTCCGGTCTGGAAGGTTTCCTGCGGATACAGATAGGTTGTCGTCCCGCTCTTGTACCAGCTCAGTGAACCCGTATTGATATCGGATTCCTGCGTTATCGGGACCACGTCGTAATAGTCCCAGACGCGCTCGCCGTGTTTGGGCATACCGTGAGTTTTACCCGGCGCGTTGGTGAAGCAGAACGTGTAGTCATAGACCATGCACGCTTTAAAAAACAGCTTGATCTCTATGACCATGTTGTCATTGCGAAGGGTATATTGGGTATCAACCACCTTGTGATACACCGCGTCCGTGCCGTGAAGGGTATTCGCAGTGATCGTGATGGGGTGATTGCCGTCGAATGGCCGGTCGTCCTTTGATCTGAGCAGGATGGTGGCGCAATAGATCTCGCCGGCTTTGACCATCTCGCCTTCGGCGCAGGATATATAGGTGTAGGAACCGCTTTTTTTACTCCACCGGATCGTCTGATAAATGGATTCCTTTTTATACGCCGCTTCCGGCGCTACGGAGAAGGAGCTGTCCAGATTATCCCATATGACCGGGACCTGAATGTCGGACACCGTGACCTTATTGAGCTTAGTCCCGGTATTTTCCGGCGCCGGAACCTTGTAGAACAATTTGAAGATTTTTGTCCCGTAACCGTCACTGACCGCGGAATGATACTCGGCGGTATAACTGCCGTTTATCACAGCAGTGCCACCGGCCGGTATCTCGTAACCGGAATATACGGGGCGGAACCAAACAAGTACCCTGTATGTTTTTCCCTCCGCGAACGTATCAGCGTCAGTCAACATATGGTCTTCGTCGTAAAACTTTACTTCCCGTATGGTATACAGCGTACTGTCGCCCGGGGTTCCCGTAAATACGGGGTGCGCACCGGCGGTCGGCAGCGTGATCGTGGCTGAAAGATTCGTTATCTCCTCCGCGCGCGCTCTCTGTCCCAAAGGCAGTATACCGACCAGCATCAGCATGCAAAGCAGCAGAGTGAGCACTTTTTTTGTTCTCTTCATTTTTTACCTCTTCCTTTAAAATAAAACCGATTGATGATGAGAATGGTTAACAAGCTATTTTTATCCTGATATCCGGCGGAGCGGCGCCTGTCGCCGCCTTACAGTGAACTCGGGCCGGCGAGCTTCGCCGCGACGCGCAGGATCGCGAGCGCGTCGTCGACCTCGATCTTGCCGTTGCCGTCGATGTCGCCGATCAGAAGATCGTCGCCCGACGCCTCGGCGAGCTTCGCAGCGATACGCAGCGCGGCGAGCGCGTCAGCGACCGTTATCTCGCCGTCCCTGTCCATATCACCTTCTATAAAGTTTGAGCTATCCTCCCAACCGGCGTAGAGAATCAGATTATCCGTCACAGGCGTGCTGAAATAATAAGGATCGCTGCAATCCGGATCACTGTACCAGCCGGTGAAGTACCAGCCATCCTCGTCCGGATCCGAGGGCTTCATTGCCGTCACACCGTAAAGCAGGATCTGCTCCGGCGGCGTTTCGCCATGTCCGTTATTAACGAAGGTGACGTAAAGCTCCGTCTTGTTCGGCGCGATAACGTTGACCGGATAGCTAAACTCGGTGCAGAACCTGTAATTATCCGTGCCGGGCTCATACCCGATCGCGTGATCGCCGGCGCCTTCCCATTGCAATGGAACCTCATCGCCGTGGAGATCATATAACCTGACCTGATCGAACGGACTGTTGATGTCGAAATAGCCGTTCTCTATGTCCACATAAACGCAGAGACTGTATCTTTCATCCGCGCGGAACTTATCGGTCGTGCGCAGCGGAGTGCAGCTGCTGTCCGACCAGAAAGCCCTCGCTATTATCAGCCCGTTATCTCCGGGTATCAATATATCCGAAGGGTCTCCCGCGTTCTGATCGACGACCGGCGCCCTGTATCCGCCGATTTGTATATTCGTGTAGCGTACGGCGGTGGGCATATTCTCGCTTGAGCAGACGATGACGTTTGGTCCGGGAAGATATATGCTGTCTTTCAAATCGACGCGGGTAAAGGAGCGTTGTCTGGTGACCTCCACAACGGTGTCATTGGTCAAATACCAGCCGCTTGCCGCCTTAACAGTGAACATAAGATAATAGATCTTGCCCGCCTCAAAGCAGTCGTCGTCATCCATAGTCACGCCGTCGGTGACGTTGAACCATGCAATGTCGTTGAATTCGGCGCCGTCGCTGATACGCGGACGGCACGCCTGCGCCCGCAAGCCGAGTGTCGGCGGAACGAAATCGTAAATACGCACCGTTTCAATACTCTCACTCAGCAAGAAGACCTCTGTACGCAGCATTATCGTGCCGTCGCCGCGCCGTTCTATCTTCGAAAGCGCGACTTCGTTCCCGTTTATATCATTAAGCGTAACGGTGGCATCCGCTGCGAAGCTGTAGCCGTTTTTCGGCGCAACGACGATTTCGCTGAAATAATTCGTGTTTCCCAGGAAGGTGTAAGTTTTCGCCAGCGGGCTGAAACCAACGTTCGTAAACCATCCTTGGCTCACCGTCTCATACTCGGCTCCGAACATAGTTGCGTCCGCCCACGCGGTCGTGTGTTCCTCAACAGCGCCTCCCAGTGCGGGCTTGGTGAATCCTCTGATAACGATCTGACGGATAAATGGATCTATCGGCGTGAACTCCATCTCCGCGCGGCCGTTCTCGTCCGGCTCGCCCTCAGGATAGAGGCCGGTATCGTCATCATAACAGCAGATGAGCGTACCCGTGCTCACCGGAGCCGCGCCCGCCTCCGGCAGCGTTCTCGCCGCGTAAAGATCCGTGATCTCATACGCGTATGCTGCCGGCCAAATCTGCAGAACGCCGCAGAGAGTCAGCAGGCAAATCACCAGACTCAGCAATCTTTTTGATCTCTTCATTTTTATCCCCTTCTTCCTTTAAAATAAAACCGATTGATGATGAGAATGGTTAACAAGCTATTCTTATCCTGATATCCGGCGGAGCGGCGCCTGTCGCCGCCTTACAGTGAACTCGGGTCGGCGAGCCTCGCCGCGACGCGCAGGATAGCCAGCGCGTCGTCGACCTCGATCTTGCCGTTGCCGTCGATATCGCCGATCAGAAGATCGTCGCCCGACGCCTCGGCGAGCTTCGCGGCGATACGCAGCGCGGCGAGGGCGTCGTCGACCTCGATCTTGCCGTTGCGGTTGAAGTCGCCCTTGAGCGCGCCGGAGCTGTTTGTGACGGTGAAATCGTCAATGAGCAGGCGCATCTGATCGGTGCATTTCCAGTGAGTTATGACGATGCGCAGCTTTTTGCCGAGCAGCTTGCTTCTGACCGGGTCGTCGGGGGAAATGATCACGGAGTATTCCCGCCACTCGTCAGTGGTGACGAAATCCTCGTTCCCGAAAATCGTAGGGATCGGATCCTCTCCCTCGATAACGTAGCTGAATATGAAATGCTCGGCGAAATCTATGTGGTAATCGCCCCGCGCCATCACCTTGATCGTGGTCACGCCTGCGGCGGGGATCTCGATGGCCGGGCTGATCAGGCGGTTATTCGGCGACAGCGGGCCGACGCCCGGCTCGTGGGACGCGGACCACACGACGCCGGTGCCGCTGTAAGCGTCGTTGCGACTTCCGTTGTATTTCCAGCCGTGACCGTCGCCGTCCATATCAGCTTTGCCCCAGCCGTTTTTGAACGGATCGGTCTCGAAGTTGTTGGCGTAGATCGTTCCCTTCGGATAGGAAGTGTAGTTTATCAGCTCGAAATCGTCGACGTAAAGGGCGAATTTTCCGCGCGTTTTATAATGCTCGATCCCGAAGATGCTCTCTTTGCCGTTCAGATGATCCGGCAGCACGACGGAATAGTATCTCCAGTAATTCGTGGTTATTCTCAGATTGCCGAGCCACGTATCTCCGTCCCCGGCGTTATAGAAAAACCGGAAGCATTCGTCGTAATCGTTGGTGTCGAAGCCCCTCGCCCAGACGCCGATAACGTTGACACCCGTCGACGGCACGCGTATCGACGGACTTATCAGATCGTTTCGCGGCTCAAGGTCGGTGCTGTTGATATACGACGCGGAGGAGGCGGCGCCGCTTCCGCTGTGCGCGATCTCCGAATCGCCGATGTGTTCCCAGGAATACCCGTCGCCGTCGAGGTCTTTATGCCGCCAGTTGTGCGAAAACGGATTGTCCTCAAAATCGAACTTATAGGCGTAATTCGAAAACGCGGGCTTCGGGATCTTAAGCGTATTCGTGACCGAAAGATCGTCCACGCAAAGGCGCAGCCGGTCGTAGGAATTGTGATGCCGGATGAAGATCCGGACCTTTCTGCCTTTTGTCGACTCGGGCAGGGTGACGCTGAACTGCCGCCAATACTCATCCGTGACGAAATCGCCGCTGCCGAGCAGATTAAGCGTATCAGGTTGGGATTCAAAACAGAAACCGATGCGGAAATGCTCGTCATAGACCGAGCTGGCAAATCCGCTCGCCCAGAGCGAAACGACCGTTTCGCCTTCATCCGGGATATTGATCCCGGGCGTGTAGATGACGTTTCTCGGGTCGAGCGGCTGCCCGCCCGGCGCCGCGGAGCGCGAGCCGATGACGCCTCTGCTGTTGTGGTAATAGCTCGTGTCGCCGAAGTATTCCCACTTGTAGCCGTCGCCGTCGCCGTCTTCGGTCTCCCAGCCCTCCTCGAAGGGATTGCTCTCAAAGCGGTGCTCATAGACCGTCGTCACGAGCTCCAGCTCCCCGTCTCCCGCCGCCGCGGATGCGGTAAGGAACGCCGGAGGCGCAAGCCCGAAAAGCAGTGTGATAATTAACAAGGCGGACATAATGCTGTTGACTTTGACTTTCATATAAACCTCCATCAGTTATTCCGAAAATGATTCGGGAAACATGCTTTGGAACATAATTCCCCTTATCACCTATCATAACACCCGCGTCTAACGCTCCACAAACGCCGGCTCGAAGCCGCAGCAAAAAAGAACCGCCTGTCAGGACGCGAAAAGCGGTCATGACCCCGTTTACGCATCCCTGTCAGGCGGTTTTAAGCTTATGAACGCGGCAAAGCGTCCGCCGCGGCGGCACGGGATCGCTGCGATCCCGCGGGGCAAGGCCCGTCGCAACGCGCGGTACGCCGCCCGCATCGGCAACGGTTATCCTGCCGTCGCCGTCCGTTATGCGTTTGATTTTATCACACGGCAGTCACGCGATACTAACGTGGCGCGGCGCGTTCGGGCGGAACGGACGGAGCCGCGTCGCCGCGGGCGCCGGAGAAGGCGGCAATAATAAAAAACGCGCGGCAGAAAAAGGGCGCGCAAGGCGAAAGCGCCCGGAATACTTGTGTATTCCGGGCGCTTTCAACGCAGCCGGCGCGAAAAGTTCTTTTTCAAGACCGGCGTATCCCTGATTTGCACGCCCGAAGGCGCGATTTTTCATAATAAGCGATATACCGCGGCGAGGAAGGCGACGCGGAGTACAGCTCCCCGCGGCGGGCGGCGGCTTCGGCGCGGCGTCAGTATATCGTGACCGACGTTCCGAGCGTGACGGTGCGGAGGATCCTTATCATATCGTTCGCCTCTTTGATCACGTTTTATTCGGTCCGCAGCGCTTCGACGGGGTCCTTCTTCGCCGCAAGCCGAGACGGGATAAGCCCCGCGACGAGCGTCAGCAGCATGCTTACCGCGACGAGCGCGACCGCTCCGGCGGTCGGCAGCGCGGCGAGACCGGAAATATCGGTCAGCGATTTCAGTATGATATTCGCCGGTATCAGCAGCAGGAGCGTTATCAGTATGCCCATCATTCCGGCGGTGAAGCCGATGATGAGCGTTTCCGCGTTGAAGACGCGGGAGATATCCTTCTTCGACGCGCCGATGCTGCGCAGGATGCCTATCTCCTTGGTGCGCTCCAGCACGGAGATGTAGGTGATGACTCCGATCATTATCGAGGAGACGACGAGCGAGACGGAGACGAACGCGATGAGTATATAGCTGATGGCGTTGATTATCGTCGTCACCGAGGTCAGCAGCAGGCCGATATAGTCGGTGTAGCGTATCTCGTAGCCCTCGCCCATCTTCGCGTTATAATCCGCGATGACCGCCTCGATGGCGTCCTTCGACTCGAAGTCCTTGGGGTAGATATTTATCAGCGAGGGCGTGTCGAGGTCGACGCCGCCGATCTTGCGCATAACGCTCTCGTAGGTGTCGCCCGAAGCCGCCGAAAGCGCGGCTATCGCCGCGGCGCGTTCCTCGTCGGAAAGCCCCGCGAGGTACGCCTGCTGCTCCTCCGGCAGCGCGGATATATCGAATCTGCCGTTGGTGAAGGGCATTCCGCTCAGCACGTTAGTTTCCGGATCCGCGCGCTGCGCCTTGACTATCTCGCTCTCGTTGACTTTGTTTATCAGGTGCTCCGTCAACTCGTGGGTGTAGCCGACCATGCCGCCGCGAAGCATCGTGACGAGCGCGTTCTCGGCGGGGCGGATGATGCCGACGATCTTTATATCCTCGGCGTTCGTGAGCGCCTTCGCGACGAAGTCGCCGTCCGCGGACATATCCACCCAGCGGTCGCCGAGCCGCGCGTAGTAGTCGCAGTTGAGCATCAGCTTGAACTTCAGCCCGACAAGCTCGTCGTAGGAATACTCCTTCTCCTCGGTCTGCGGCATTTCGCCGCCGTTCATCAGCGCCTTGAACATCCGCTCAAGCTCGGCGGAGTCCTTCAGCCCGAGGGCGTAAAGCGTATAGTCGCTGACGCGGTTGTATTCGTCGACGACGATGACCGCTTCGTCGTACGCCTCCGGCATCTTGCCGGAGATGACGTCGAACTGCTCGTTCATGAATTCGCGGTTGCCCATCATCTCGCGCCAGACGTTCGAATTCGACAGTCCGGAGGAGGCGAAGGGGTTGGTCTGCGCCATCGTGTTCATACCCATGAAGTCGAAGACGGCGGAGGGGTTGACGCGGGTGACCCCGCCCGCTCCGTCGGTGTTGTAGAGATTGAGGTCTATATCGTAGGAATACTGGATATCCGTCGTCAGCTCGCGCAGGCCGCTTTCGCCGCCGTCGACGAACGCCTTGAAGGATTTAAGGTCGTTGGTCTGCACCTCGTTGAGCATCGTTTTGAGCATATCGCTCATCATATTAGAGGAATATACGCGGTCGAGCGGACGGTCGGCCGGCTTGCCGCGCGTTCCGCGCAGACTCTCCAGCAGAGAAGCGACGTCCACCGACTGCTTCTCTATCGTTATCGGGTAACCGGAAAGGGTATCCTTCTCGACGCGGTGGATGTAGTTCGTCGCGCCGTGGCTCATCGCGAGGATCAGCGATATGCCGATGATGCCGATGCTTCCGGCGAAGGAGGTCAGTATCGTGCGGCCCCGCTTCGTGAAGAGGTTTTTCAGCGAAAGCGAAAGCGCCGTGGCGAAGGACATCGAATGCGCCTTCGCGCGCTTTTTCTGCTCGCGGCGCGCCTTGCGGTCGGCCTTCGCCTCCGCTTTGGCTTCCGCCTTCAGCTCCGCTTCGGCGTCGAAGGGCGCGGTGTCGTCCGTTATGCGTCCGTCGAGCAGTCGGACGGTGCGGGTGGCGTACTTCTCCGCGAGCTCGGGGTTGTGGGTGACCATTATCACGAGGCGGTCTTCCGCGATCTCTTTGAGTATCTCCATAAGCTGGATGCCGGTCTCGGTATCAAGCGCGCCGGTCGGCTCGTCGGCGAGGATTATCTTCGGATCGTTGACGAGCGCGCGCGCGATGGCGACGCGCTGCATCTGGCCGCCGGAAAGCTGGTTCGGCTTCTTGCCGACCTGGTCGCCGAGCCCGACCTTCTCGAGCATCTTACGCGCGCGCTCGCGGCGCTCCGCCTTCGACACGCCGGAAAGCGTCAGCGCGAGCTCGACGTTGGAAAGCACGCTCTGGTGCGGGATGAGGTTGTAGCTCTGGAAGACGAAGCCGACGGAATGGTTGCGGTAGGAATCCCAGTCGAGATCGGCGTATTCCTTCGTGCTGACGCCGTCGATGAAAAGGTCGCCGTCGGTGTATTTATCGAGGCCGCCGATGATGTTCAGCATCGTCGTCTTGCCGCAGCCGGACGGGCCGAGCACCGCGACGAATTCGCTTTCGCGGAAGCTGACGCTGATTCCCTTCAGCGCCTCGACCGCGGATTCGCCCTCGTCGTAGGTTTTTATTATATTCTTCAGTTCAAGCATTGCCCTCACTCCTTTTCGGAACGATTATAACGCTGTTTTATTAACGATATGTTAAATTCCGCGGGTATTTCCGTAAAATTTAACCGCTTTTCCTTACTATTCTATTCTCCCTCGCTGTGTCTGTCAACATATTTTCATCTTGCATTATCAAAAAAAACAGATATAATAGTATTTGTGGAATTGTGAGTTTCTGCAAGGAGGAAAAAACATGGCCGGAACACATACCAAAAAACGCGTCCGGGTGCGCAAAAAGCGCCTCGTGATAGCCGTCGTCGCGGTCGTCGCGGTCGTCGCGCTTATAATCGGACTGATCTCTGTTATCTCCAACCGCCAGACGCTCGACGGCGCGGACGTGAAGGACGAGTTCTCCATCGAGAACAACATCGCGTCGATAACTCACACCGAAGAACAGCGTTTTTACGACATCCGCATCTTCAAGCCGGACTTCGACGCCAAGAAGATGCCCGAAGGGATGAAGAAATACTACGAGGACACCGAGGCGGACTTCCGCCGGCAGCTTCAGGGACTGCTCGAGGAGAAGCGCCTCTCCAAAAAGGACAAGGCGACGCTGGATATGAGCTATGACGCGGAATCCTTCCAGCAGTTCACCACCTACACCGTCAGCGCGGACGTCCACGTCTGCGAGGGCAGCGACGCCAACGGCAGCTTCAGCCGCCGCTACGCCGTCATAAACTCCACCGGCGCGGAGTACGTCGCCGCCGATCTCTTCAAGGACGACTACGACTACAAGACCGTGCTCGCCGCCAAGATAGCCGCGAAGCTCGAGGACAAGGACGTCCTCGGCGCGCTCCTCGAGATCGAGGAGCCCTTCACCGACAACGTCTTCATGACGGGCGAAGGCCTCCGCGTCGAGTTTGACGAGCCGGTCGGCGCCTCCGTCAAGGCGGGCGACGCGGTCACGATCGAGTATAAGTATATCTACTACGGCCTCAACTTCGAGCTGCCGGACAAGTATAAGCCGCCGGAGCCGAACCCGATCGATCCGAAGAAGGAAAAGGTCGTCGCGCTCACCTTCGACGACGGACCGAGCGGTACAGTAACTCCGAAGCTGCTCGACCTGCTCGACAAGTACGGCGCGAAGGCGACCTTCTTCGTCGTCGGCGACTTCGTCGAGGCGAACCCCGAGGTGCTCAAGGACATCGCGGAACGCGGCCACACCATCGGCCTTCACACGCTCCACCACGACTACAGCTGGGTAAAGGACACGCAGGGCGCGATTCAGAACCTGCAGGACGAAGAGGATATGATCTATGAGATCTGCGGCGTCAGGCCCTACCTCTTCAGACCGCCCGGAGGAATAATGAACACCAAGCTGCTGCAGGCGCTCGCCAGACCCGCGATAATCTGGGACGTCGACCCGCAGGACTGGAAATACAAGGACGCCGACCACGTCTATAACGAGGTCATGAACCAGGTCACGAGCGGCGACATCGTCCTCTCGCACGACCTGTACGAATCGACCTATCAGGCGTACGTCCGCATAATCCCCGCGCTGAAGGAGCGCGGCTACCGCTTCGTCACCGTCGACGAGCTGCTCGGCATCACGGACCCCTCGATAGAGGGCGCGTACGCGGGCGAGTTCATCTATTACCGCACCCTCGCCTCCAAGCTCCGCAAGGAAGGCAAGTTCGGCGAGTAAGAGTATGAAAGAAGACATCTGCACCATCCCGATAAGCGAAATTTTCGACGACAGCGACGGCTGCCCCTTCTGCCGCCTGCGCAGGAAGCTCGAGGACCGCGCGCTGGACTACATCTCCGGCGCGGCGATGATGGAGCCGGACATCCGCATAAAGACGAACGAAAAGGGCTTCTGCGAGAAGCACTACGCCGGGCTCGTTTCAATAGGCAAGCGGCTGCCCGTCGCGCTGATGCTGCAGTCGCACTGCAACGAGATACGCTTTTCGCTCTTCGGCGGCTCCGCCTCCGCGAAGAAGAAGGCGGAGAAGGCGCGCGCCTTCCACGACGGCTGCTACGTCTGCGACAGCGTCGGCTTCAACTTCCGCAACCTGCTCGTGCAGTTCACGCGGATGTATAAGACGGAGGACGACTTCCGCAAGGCGTTCACGCTGCAGCCGCAGCTCTGCCTGCAGCACTACGCCGACCTGCTCGCCGTGGGCGAGAAGGAGCTGGACAAGCGCACCTTCGCGAAGCTCTCCGACGACTGCGACCTTATGCTCGCGCGCACGCTGAAAGAGGAGTACGACCGCATAAGCGCGTTCTGCAAGTCCTTCGACTACAACAGCGACGTCGTGCCGGACGGCAAGGCGATAGAGAAAATGATCGACGTGCTTTAACGCCCCGAAAACGACGGGAAAGGATAACGGAATCCGAAGGATATGAGTAAAAACTGGATGCGGCTGGACAACGCCGCCTTGATCTTCCCCGCCATAAGCCATACGCGCTGGAGCAACGTCTTCCGCGTTTCCGCGACGCTGACCGAGCCGGTCGATCCGGAGCTGCTGCAGCGCGCGGCGGCGGACCTTATGCCGCGCTTTCCCTCCATGTACGTGCGGCTGAAGACCGGCGTCTTCTGGCACTACCTCGAGGCGCTGCCCGAGCCGCCGCGGGTGCGCGAGGACTTCGCCTTCCCGCTGGCGCTGATGCAGAAGAAGGAGCTGAAGACCTGCTGCATACGCGTCATATACTTCAAAAACCGCATCGCCGTCGAGTTTTTCCACTCGCTGACCGACGGAACGGGCGGCATGATCTATCTGAAAACGCTGACCGCGCGCTATCTGAAGCTTAAATACGGCGCGGATATACCCGCGGAGGAGGGCGTGCTCGACCCGGACGAAGCGCCGCTGCCCGAGGAGCTGGAGGACAGCTTCCCGCGCTTCTCGAACGGCGTCGCGCTCGACGACCGCGAATCCGACGCGCTGCGGCTGCGCGGAACGCGCGAGCAGAACTTCCTCCACCTCACGACCGGAATCGCGCCGACGGACGCGCTGAAGGCCGCCGCGCACGAATACGGAGCGACGGTGACCGTTTTCCTCGCCGCCGTTATGGCCGAATCGATACTCGCGATCCAGGCGGAGCGCCGCCCGGATCGGCGGCGCCGAAGGCCGGTAAGAATAACCGTGCCGATAAACCTGCGCGCCTTTTACGGCAGCCGCACGCTGCGCAACTTCGTGCTGACGCTCAACCCCGGGGTCGACCCGCGCATGGGCGACTACACCCTCGGGGAGCTCTGCTCCGTTATCGCCGCGCAGCTGAAGGCGGAGGCGACTCCGCAGCGCATGGCGGGGCGCATCGCCGCCAACGTCAATCCGCAGAAGATACCGCTGGTCCGCGCCGTGCCGCTGCCGGTCAAAAGCTTCATAATGCGGCTGATATACGACCGCCGCGGCGAATCGATGGGCTGCATCAACCTCTCGAATCTCGGCGCAATACGCGTGCCGGAGCCGATGGCGCCCTTCGTGCGCCGCATGGAATTCATCATCGGCACGCAGCGCAGCTACCCGAACAACTGCTCCGTGGCGACCTTCGGGAACGAAACGTATATCAATATGATACGCAACATACGCGAGCCCGAGCTTGAGCGCCGCTTCTTCTCGCGCCTCGTGGAGCTCGAAGTGCCGGTCGCGATAGAAACCAACTCGAACTGAACGGGCGCATTTTCGCGCGCCCGCGCCAATATTATTTCAGGAGTATACTATGTACTGTGTAAAATGCGGAGTCAGACTTGCCGACGGAACGGCCGCCTGCCCGCTCTGCCGGACGCCGGTACGCGATCCCGACGGCGCGGAAGCCGCGCCCGCCGCGCCGACCTATCCCGAACGCTATCCCGCCCCGCCGAAGACCCGCCGCTATCCGATACTCGCGTTTCTGACCGCGCTGCTGGTCGCGGTGAGTCTTTCCGCCTTCATATACTGTATAACGACGCTTCATAAAGTCGGCTGGTCGGGCTACGTCATGCTCGCCTGCGCGCTCGTCTATTTCGCGGTGCTGTTCCCGTTCTGGTTCGAGCGGCGCGAGCCGCTGATATTCCTGCCGATCGGATTCGGGCTCGCCTGCGGATATCTGCTATATATCTGCCTTTATACCGGAGGAAGCTGGTTCCTTTCGTTCGCCTTCCCGGTCACGATGCTCGCGGGACTGCTGACGACGGCGAGCGTTCTGCTTTTCCGCTTCGGCAAGCGGCGCAGGCTGCTCAAGATCGGGATACTGCTTACGGTCATCGGTCTGTCGAATATGCTGATAGAGTTCTTCCTCTGCATCACGTTCGGAACGCGGATGTTCACCTGGTCGCTCTATCCGGTCTGTTCCTTCTCGCTGATAGGGCTCGTTCTGATCCTCTGCGGCACCATCCCGGGCTGGAGGGCGTATCTGGAGAAAAAGCTGTTTCTGTAACGCCGCGTTCGCCCGGGGGATTCCTCGTCACTTCGTTCCTCGGAATGACAAATTCGCGCCCTTTACTCTCCGTAAAACCGCCTCTCCCGGTCAAAAATAATTTTTCACACTTTCAACAGGGTTTTCAACAGGTTAAAGCCCTATACGGCGCGTTTTCGACGGTTTTCGGCCGAAAATTTCAACGAAAACGGTCGAAAAACGCGAATATACGTTC from Clostridia bacterium includes:
- a CDS encoding InlB B-repeat-containing protein gives rise to the protein MKRSKRLLSLVICLLTLCGVLQIWPAAYAYEITDLYAARTLPEAGAAPVSTGTLICCYDDDTGLYPEGEPDENGRAEMEFTPIDPFIRQIVIRGFTKPALGGAVEEHTTAWADATMFGAEYETVSQGWFTNVGFSPLAKTYTFLGNTNYFSEIVVAPKNGYSFAADATVTLNDINGNEVALSKIERRGDGTIMLRTEVFLLSESIETVRIYDFVPPTLGLRAQACRPRISDGAEFNDIAWFNVTDGVTMDDDDCFEAGKIYYLMFTVKAASGWYLTNDTVVEVTRQRSFTRVDLKDSIYLPGPNVIVCSSENMPTAVRYTNIQIGGYRAPVVDQNAGDPSDILIPGDNGLIIARAFWSDSSCTPLRTTDKFRADERYSLCVYVDIENGYFDINSPFDQVRLYDLHGDEVPLQWEGAGDHAIGYEPGTDNYRFCTEFSYPVNVIAPNKTELYVTFVNNGHGETPPEQILLYGVTAMKPSDPDEDGWYFTGWYSDPDCSDPYYFSTPVTDNLILYAGWEDSSNFIEGDMDRDGEITVADALAALRIAAKLAEASGDDLLIGDIDGNGKIEVDDALAILRVAAKLAGPSSL
- a CDS encoding polysaccharide deacetylase family protein; the protein is MAGTHTKKRVRVRKKRLVIAVVAVVAVVALIIGLISVISNRQTLDGADVKDEFSIENNIASITHTEEQRFYDIRIFKPDFDAKKMPEGMKKYYEDTEADFRRQLQGLLEEKRLSKKDKATLDMSYDAESFQQFTTYTVSADVHVCEGSDANGSFSRRYAVINSTGAEYVAADLFKDDYDYKTVLAAKIAAKLEDKDVLGALLEIEEPFTDNVFMTGEGLRVEFDEPVGASVKAGDAVTIEYKYIYYGLNFELPDKYKPPEPNPIDPKKEKVVALTFDDGPSGTVTPKLLDLLDKYGAKATFFVVGDFVEANPEVLKDIAERGHTIGLHTLHHDYSWVKDTQGAIQNLQDEEDMIYEICGVRPYLFRPPGGIMNTKLLQALARPAIIWDVDPQDWKYKDADHVYNEVMNQVTSGDIVLSHDLYESTYQAYVRIIPALKERGYRFVTVDELLGITDPSIEGAYAGEFIYYRTLASKLRKEGKFGE
- a CDS encoding ABC transporter ATP-binding protein/permease; this translates as MLELKNIIKTYDEGESAVEALKGISVSFRESEFVAVLGPSGCGKTTMLNIIGGLDKYTDGDLFIDGVSTKEYADLDWDSYRNHSVGFVFQSYNLIPHQSVLSNVELALTLSGVSKAERRERARKMLEKVGLGDQVGKKPNQLSGGQMQRVAIARALVNDPKIILADEPTGALDTETGIQLMEILKEIAEDRLVIMVTHNPELAEKYATRTVRLLDGRITDDTAPFDAEAELKAEAKAEAKADRKARREQKKRAKAHSMSFATALSLSLKNLFTKRGRTILTSFAGSIGIIGISLILAMSHGATNYIHRVEKDTLSGYPITIEKQSVDVASLLESLRGTRGKPADRPLDRVYSSNMMSDMLKTMLNEVQTNDLKSFKAFVDGGESGLRELTTDIQYSYDIDLNLYNTDGAGGVTRVNPSAVFDFMGMNTMAQTNPFASSGLSNSNVWREMMGNREFMNEQFDVISGKMPEAYDEAVIVVDEYNRVSDYTLYALGLKDSAELERMFKALMNGGEMPQTEEKEYSYDELVGLKFKLMLNCDYYARLGDRWVDMSADGDFVAKALTNAEDIKIVGIIRPAENALVTMLRGGMVGYTHELTEHLINKVNESEIVKAQRADPETNVLSGMPFTNGRFDISALPEEQQAYLAGLSDEERAAAIAALSAASGDTYESVMRKIGGVDLDTPSLINIYPKDFESKDAIEAVIADYNAKMGEGYEIRYTDYIGLLLTSVTTIINAISYILIAFVSVSLVVSSIMIGVITYISVLERTKEIGILRSIGASKKDISRVFNAETLIIGFTAGMMGILITLLLLIPANIILKSLTDISGLAALPTAGAVALVAVSMLLTLVAGLIPSRLAAKKDPVEALRTE